The DNA region TCTTGCGCTCGGCCGGTTCGCAGTAGGCGAACAGCGCGGTCGCCGTACGGGCCGGTTCGGTGAGCCGCAGCAGCAGTTCCAGATCCGAGAGCACGGCGACCGGATCCTCGCCCTCCATCACCGCGTACGCCCGCAGGCCGGCCCGCAGCCGTCCCATGGCGGCCAGGGCGCTCGGCCCGGAGCCGTTCACCGAGCCCACGGCGAGACCGAGCGCACCCTCCGGCAGTGCGAGCGCGTCGTACCAGTCGCCGCCGCCCTGCGCGGCCCTGCGGTGGCGGGCGGCCAGCTGTACGCCGGCTACCCGGGGCAGCCGGCTGGGCAGCAGCTCCTCCGCGACGGTGGCGACATCGGCCCTGGCCCGCTCCAGCTCCAGCAGCCTGGCCAGGTGCTCACCGGCGTACCCGGCGTAGAGGCCGACGAGATGGCGCTGGCGCTTCAGCGGTTCGGCGGGTTCGTCGTACAGCCAGACGGCGGCACCGAGCCTGCCGGTCGCCTCGGCGGTGATCGGCACGGCGTAGCTGGCGGCGTATCCGAGCCGGGCGGCGACTTCGCGGCGGCGGGGGTCCAGGCCGGTGTCGCCGAGCAGATCGGGGGTGGTCAGCGCTCCTTCGGTGTCCGGGAGCCCTTCCAGGATCCGGCCGTAGGTGGTGGCGGTGCGCGGCACCGTCTCGATCTGCCCGAGATCGGCGTGGGCGAGCCCGAGGCCGATGGTGCTCACGGGGCCGCGACGGTCGGACGGTTCGAAGACGACCAGGCCTCGGCGGGCGCCGACCAGGGCGGCTCCGGCGTCCAGCAGTTCGTGAAGCGCGTCGTCGAGAGTGCCGGTTCTGGCCAGCCGCTCGGTGAGTTCGTGCAACGTGGTGAGGTCGGAGATCCAGCCGGCGAGCCGGTCCTGGATGAAGGCTCCCGGGGCGG from Streptomyces sp. NBC_01591 includes:
- a CDS encoding PP2C family protein-serine/threonine phosphatase — its product is MSAPHLPKVAGIDPTVPVSAHTAGPLSDVPSAPGAFIQDRLAGWISDLTTLHELTERLARTGTLDDALHELLDAGAALVGARRGLVVFEPSDRRGPVSTIGLGLAHADLGQIETVPRTATTYGRILEGLPDTEGALTTPDLLGDTGLDPRRREVAARLGYAASYAVPITAEATGRLGAAVWLYDEPAEPLKRQRHLVGLYAGYAGEHLARLLELERARADVATVAEELLPSRLPRVAGVQLAARHRRAAQGGGDWYDALALPEGALGLAVGSVNGSGPSALAAMGRLRAGLRAYAVMEGEDPVAVLSDLELLLRLTEPARTATALFAYCEPAERKILLAGAGHTPPLVIGDRRTDFIETSVSAPLGMLACWEAPSVEITPAPGETVLLYTDGLLRRTGDSTDRAFARLHSAAASVPKAMRPDAGAVADHVLRSVLPDGLDRSDSAEDVVVLAARFD